Part of the Rhizobium glycinendophyticum genome, AGGGCACGCCTGTTTCTGTCCCTTCTTGATCTGCCGCATGACCTGATCGAGGTGGATCTGGCCTCCGGTGCGCACAAGAAGCCGGAATTCCTCCGCCTCAACCCATTCGGCCAGGTGCCGGTTCTCGATGACGACGGGGTGATCGTCACGGATTCCAATGCCATTCTCGTCTATCTCGCCAAGAAGGCAGGTCGGACGGAGTGGCTACCGGAAGATGCCGTCGTGGCGGCCGCCATCCAGCGCTGGCTTTCGGTTGCCGCTGGCGAAATCGCCTATGGTCCGGCCGCCGCCCGGCTGATCACCGTCTTCGGCGCCAAGTTCAATCCGGAAGAAGTCATCGGCCGCGCCCATACGCTGCTCGGTCGGCTTGAGAG contains:
- a CDS encoding glutathione S-transferase family protein, whose translation is MKLYYHPLSGHAHRARLFLSLLDLPHDLIEVDLASGAHKKPEFLRLNPFGQVPVLDDDGVIVTDSNAILVYLAKKAGRTEWLPEDAVVAAAIQRWLSVAAGEIAYGPAAARLITVFGAKFNPEEVIGRAHTLLGRLESHLSQHDWLVGNGPTIADVAIYSYVARAPEGNVDLAAYPAVNRFLRRIEALPGFVPFVETRAGLSAA